A segment of the Sander lucioperca isolate FBNREF2018 chromosome 7, SLUC_FBN_1.2, whole genome shotgun sequence genome:
ctttttataactttttcttttttgacatacgatactatgacttttttgacatattatactatgacttgttatgactttttttcgacatactatactatgactttttataactttttcgacgtactatacttgactttttataactttttctttttcgacatactacactatgactttttatgacttttttagaaatactatactatgacttttcatcacttttcgacatactatactatgactttttataactttttctttttcgaaataatacactatgactttttatgacttttcgacatactatactgtgactttttataactttttcgacatactacagtatgactttttataactttctttttcgacatactatactatgactttttataactttttcgacatactatactatgactttttataactttctttttcgacatagtgtactatgacgttttataacttttcgacatactatactacgacttgttatgactttttcgacatactacactatgacgttttataacttttggacatactatgctatgactttttataactttttggacatactatactatgactttttataactttttctttatcgaaatactacactataactttttatgactgttcctttttcgacatactacactatgactttttataacttttcgacatactatactatgactgtttatgactttttcgacatactacactgtgaattttataactttttcaatatacttacactatgactttttataactctttcttttttgacatacgatactatgacttttttgacatattatactatgactttttataactttttcgacatactatgctatgactttttataactttttcgacgtactatacttgactttttatgactttttataacttttcgacatactatactatgactttttataactttttctttttcgacatacgatactatgacttttttgacatattatactatgacgttttataacttttcgacatactatactatgactttttattacttttttcgacatactatactatgactttcataactttttcgacatactatactatgacgttttataacttttcgacatactatactatgactttataactttttctttttcgaaatactacactataactttttatgactgttcctttttcgacatactacactatgactttttataacttttcgacatactatactatgactgtttatgactttttcgacatactacactgtgaattttataactttttcaatatacttacactatgactttttataactctttcttttttgacatacgatactatgacttttttgacatatatactatgactttttataactttttcgacatactatgctatgactttttattactttttcgacgtactatacttgactttttatgactttttataacttttcgacatactatactatgacttttcatcacttttcgacatactatactgtgactttttgtaactttttcgacatactatactatgactttttataactttttctttttcgacatacgatactatgacttttttgacatattatactatgacgttttataacttttcgacatactatactatgactttttatgacttttttcgacatactatactatgacttttataactttttcgacatactatactatgacgttttataacttttcgacatactatactatgactttttattacttttttcgacatactatactatgactttcataactttttcgacatactatactatgacgttttataacttttcgacatactatactatgactttttatgacttttttcgacatactatactatgacttttataactttttcgacatactatactatgacttttataacttttcgacatactatactatgattttttatgacttttttcgacttactatactatgacttttataactttttcgacatactatactatgacgttttataacttttcgacatactatactatgattttttatgacttttttcgacatactatactatgacttttataactttttcgacatactatactatgacgttttataacttttcgacatactatactatgactttttatgtcttttttttacatactatactacgacttatgactttttcgacatactatactgtgactttttataactttttctttttcgacatacgatactatgacttttttgacatactatactatgacgttttataactttttcgccATACTggatttatgactttttatgactttttcgatatactatactatgactttttataactttttctttttcgaaatactacaaTATGaccttttataactttttcgacataatatactatgactttttataactttctatcaattcgacatattatactataactttttatgactttttcaacatactatactaagactttttattacttttttgacatactctactctgagtttttatgactttttcaacatactatactatgaaattttatgacttttttgacatattatactattacgttttatgactttttcgacataccatactctgactttttttttcgacatactgtactatgactttttgacacactatactatgatttttttgtggctttttcaacatactatagaatgactttttatgacaacTGCTTAAATGAAGTACAGCCATGAAGTGTAAACAGGAAAAGCTTTACTCATGAGAAACATCAATAGAGGATTTAAACATCATCATTGAACAGCCACACAGGATCGTGAACAGAGACTTTTGTCCCAACAATTAAAAGAATTTTCCATCTACAGTCTGCAGATCGTTCAGCTGTTCTCACTGAAACCATAAACAAACTGATCACAGAGTTGGACTTCATCAAACAGACTTAAACACACAGCAGGTCCTCCAGTTTCAACCTTCATAAACTTCATTCTATAACGCAGATAACAGGCAcataattaacattttaaagcaTAAAAACAAACTCCACACGGTGATCTCCTAATAAACTCTCAATAGTTCTGGTTTGTCTGATTTCTTCCACACCCATGGGCGATTTTGGGGGGTGTGCAGGCGATATGTTtcccccaatatttagaagaggtagatttgtcccccttaaaaaatatgaaagaaaacCAACTCCCCAAAAGACGTAAAAAATAACTGTTCAGGGGGCTTCAACATGTACAGAAAACAAGGTATACTGTACTGCTAACGGGGagttaaagaaacacaacacacaatcacacaaacgcacacacacactcacactcacacacacacacacgcacacacacacacacaaacagacagacacgcacacacatgcacacacaatcacacaaacgcacacacgcacaaacacacatacacacacacagagacacagacacacacacacacacacacacactcacactcacactcacacacacacacacacacacacacacacaaacagacagacacgcacacacatgcacacacaatcacacaggcacaaacacgaacacacacgcagacacacacacacacacacacacagacacatgcacacgaacacacacgcacacacttgtttctgTGTCATCTCAGCTTGTTGCAGTGTCATTGCTGCTTGTTGCCGCGGCAGTGCTGCTTGTTGCCGCGGCATCTCTGATTGTTGCCGTGTCAGCGCAGCTTGTTGCCGTGTCATCGGTGCTTGTTGCCGCGGCAGCGCAGCAGTCTGCAGAACGTCTTCCTGAAGGTGACGTTGCACAGAGCGTAGCAGGCGGGGTTGATGGCGCTGTTGACGTAGCACAGCCAGTACCCGGCGATCCACAGCTCGAGCGGGATGCACACGTGGCAGAACGCCGCCACCACGGCCATGACGTTGTACGGCGTCCAGGTGACGATGAAGGCCAGCAGGATGGCCAGGATGGTCTTGGTGACCCTGCGTTCCCTCGCCATCACGCGGCGCCGTCGTCTCTCCTGAGAACGGAGGCTGGGGCAGCTGGCGAATGCCGCGGATGCCGTGCGGTGCAGGTCCTCGTTAGTGGACGAGGAATCCATCTCCATCTTGTTGTCATCTTCGTCCACAGCGTGGCGAGCGGCGGTGACGGTCTGAGGGTGACTTCTGGACGCTTTACGGCTCCCTCCGGGCTTCGAGATGCTGGATTCTAATTGGTTCAGAGACAGGGATATTACAGTTAACATTTATACTTAaggacagtactggagtaaatgtacttaattacacCACTGGGGTTATTATTTAAGTAAATCAAAACTAAAACAAGTGCCGAAAAATGTTTTTAGTAATctctaaataaaaactaaaccttcaagaaaaaaaaatatattgtaagagctgaagtcccgccccttcctgtgTGTACGTCCCTCCCCTTCCTGTATGTAAGCCCCGCCCCATCATGTATGTAAGTTACGCCCTTTCCTGTAtgtaagtcccgccccttcctaTGTGTAAGTCCCGCCCCTTACTGTGTGTACGTCCCTCCCCTTCCTGTGTGTAAGCCCCGCCCTGTCCTGTGTATAAGTCCCGCCCCTTCTTGTATCCACCATGGGActttatttcagaaaaaaatgtatccgaTAGGGAAAGTGGAGAGACAAATAATGTTTCTATCTCATTTTGAGCAAAAAGTCGGAAGGGGCAGGACTTCTCTGCTGTGTTACCATGGTTACCTTGGTTCAGCGGTAGGTCCGAGccgaggtcagaggtcacccaGCTGTGTCGTTTCAATAGGAAGTCTCTAACGGACGGACTGGACGTCCGAAGCGTTCCCCGCTCTGTCTGGAGCGCGCTCAGTCGGCTGTGGCTGGCTGCGGAGAGCCGGCAGTACAGGCCGACCATGACGAGCGCCGGcaggtagaaagaaggaagcgTCGTCGCCAAGGTGACAACGGGGCTGGCGAGGAGATGAGCGTAACACTCTCCGTCTGCGACCACGCGCCGGCCGCCGCGCGTCTGCCAGCACAGAATGGCGGGCGCCCAGAGTGCCAAGGACAGCAGCCAGGCACCGCCGATCATTGCGGCCGCCGTGCCGCGTGTCCGTCTTGCGGGGTAGCTGAGCGGGCGCGTCATGCAGAGGTAGCGGTCCAGACAGATGACGAGCAGGTTTAGCACGGAGGCGGCGCTCACCACGTAGTCCAGAACCAGCCACAAGTCGCAGAGGGCGGCGCCGAGCGGCCAGCGGCCCAGCAGCACGTACAGCGTGTAAACGTTCATGGAGAGCAAGCCGATGACCAGGTCGGCCGCCGCCAGGCTCAGCAGGAAGTAGTTATTGATGGTGCGCAGGCGGCGGTTCACTTTGATGGACAGGATCACCAGCGCGTTGCCCAGCACCGTGACGGCGCTGAGGGAGCCCGATGCCACGGCGATGAGGACCAGATGAGTCGCGCCGTAGTACGGACGCGGCGCTCCTGGACCTTCAGGCAGACAGGAGGTGTTACCGGGGTTACAGGGTTCAAGCCACAAGGAGGCGTTGACGTCGGGTTTATACGTCACCCATTCCATGTCcccctgaaaacacacagagagttggagttgcattgtgggtaatgtaggcgccaGGTTTTAATGGGGAAGaagaatgtgtggaataaaaGAAGTTCAAATTTAAAGATGTTTTTGTCCCTTATGATCACCCTGTcggggttgtattcgctataacgATCGCCTCGCTCTACATCACGTGTGTCAAAGTCGAGGCCCGCGGGCCTAATCTGGCCACTtgcaaattttgatccggcccgcatatcaatttaggttaaCAATCAGTTTTGGCCCAActttgtgcgccaaaccaaaaagacgggaAACTTTTTTCAAACTATAATTACTGTAGACgacacaaaagcagaatttggcagatttctGATTTGGTGACTAAGAAATTTTCAAACAGCCAGTCAGTTGGCATATTCAGGCCTGTAAATAGGttattgtaaaaaatgtaatcattgtttttgcttgatttgttaaattctatgatggctcagaaacttttttgctgacttttttagggctttatgtcgaccaaactgtaagtgagaaggtATATGAGACATTAGGCAATAATatagtcaaagatatttgactttttagaTTGAATAAAATCCCATGAACTATgaactatacatgtctggcccttgatgtgattctcattttccagtgtggtcCTTAgtaaagttgagtttgacacccctgctctaCATTATCACATAACATACTAACAATGTTTAAGGATAGAGACGGGGGGTTATCTTGAGATGAACATTTATATGTTTAAACAACATCTCATGCAAATTACTCTTAAAGGCATGTGTATTTCAGTTTGTGGGGTGACCGTGTGGAATGGTCGTAACCAGGGGTCTTCAGCGTTTTTTAAGTCAAGGAcccttaaaggggaactatttactatttaccttaactgaacagctcaTTGGacagagtcattggaatggttatatgacttttttcaagttgaatggtggtcgtctcacTCCCCCCTAGTGCctgtgagcagaaaaaccacccttgcaactttgggcctcagtgtcaggaagtatcgcgtgatatcacgtaaggaattgcttcacggcactgcacacatccaGGAACCGactagctataagaacaaggtagcgatggagtttttcacactatcgtcatggctgagccggcaaaaaagaagcagaaagctaggaaagcattgtcggaggaacagagaaagaggaaacagcagactgaccgagagaggagtcagacacaagtaaacacaggagctgtaggggggggctctatagagaaacctgtagggagctctatagagaaacctgtaggggggctctatagagaaacctgtagggggctctatagagaaacctgtagggggggctctatagagaaacctgtagggggggctctatagagtaAACTgtagggagctctatagagaaaactgtagggggggctctatagagaaacctgtaggggggctctatagagaaacctgtagggagctctatagagaaaccagtaggggggggctctatagagaaacctgtagggagctctatagagaaacctgtaggggggctctatagagaaacctgtagggagctctatagagaaacctgtaggggggggctctatagagaaacctgtaggggggctctatagagaaacctgtagggagctctatagagaaacctgtaggggggggggctctatagagaaacctgtagggagctctatagagaaacctgtagggggggctctatagagaaacctgtagggagctctatagagaaacctgtagggagctctatagagaaacctgtagggagctctatagagaaacctgtagggggggctctatagagaaacctgtagggggggggggctctatagagaaacctgtaggggggctctatagagaaacctgtagggggggctctatagagaaacctgtagggagctctatggagaaacctgtagggggggctctatagagaaacctgtagggagctctatggagaaacctgtaggggggctctatagagaaacctgtagggggggctctatagagaaacctgtagggggctctatagagaaacctgtagggggctctatagagaaacctgccaacaaaaagagagaaaacagcccaaactgcatagcgcccctttaactgagagagacggatcagggaTGCTCCTGCTACAATGTAAACCCAGattgtcaaattaattaattgGAATAAGTAATGTAAACTTAAAATTTGTTAAGGAGTTCTACTTACTTAAAACGGTTGAGTGCGAGTAGCACATACTATTATTTGAGTTTAGtaaaatgtatacatatattgtataaaattcaATTGTATATTAAACTTACAATACACTAACGTGAAGGATGTTTAAAGCCTCCTACAAACCTTTTTAAACTTGAATACtaaactattaaaataattgttgccatgattttataaatcttgttttaatgttaatCATTAATTTAATCATGTGGCAGAGTGAATCCTTAGTATTAACTGTGTCTGTTGATGTTAATCATACATGTGGCCAGTGGTATGATACGATACGACTTTTATTGTCAGCCAGGGCTGAAATTCTTTTTGCATCCCTGGGTAGCTCATATTAAAAAAAGAggacatagacatacatacagacatacataagaTGAATAGCACCAAAGGACACAAGAAACATTACCACAAATGGCATAAACACCTCACCACATATTACAAGTAAGAAAACAAAGCATACATgtataacaacagaaaatgacCATATGTACATACGTGTGAACATACACAGACAAGGTCTTGGAGACTTATAACCCTGAATAAATATTGCACTGGATTTAATGTAGCTGGTTTAACAATAGGATAGATTGATGTATGAAAGAGTTTTTAAGTCTGATGTGattgaaaaaataaactgtCTATTTGAAGGCAGAAGCTGATATTCTCTGTGCAAAAGATGAGGAGTCATTTGAAATGTTCCTGGCCAGTCTGAGCATACTATTATTGTGAGCTTCCTGAAAGGAGTGTGCTACAGGTagtccagtggtgtagtctaatgtattgtagtgggtatactgtactatatattGGCCATAATCTGTCTtgtgggggcatatcatagtggggggcaGGGCCGGCGATTGCTATAGGCGAATTAGGCGATTGCCTAGGGCGTCAAATGTGTTGGGGGCTCCGTGTCGCCCTTAGGTCTACTTCTCATTAATAATAGAATTAGAATGACAAgcgaaataaaacatgtttattaaacatGATCATCCTAGGGCGCCCTCTCAGCCACACGTTTGCTTGT
Coding sequences within it:
- the LOC116055786 gene encoding muscarinic acetylcholine receptor M4-like, which gives rise to MEWVTYKPDVNASLWLEPCNPGNTSCLPEGPGAPRPYYGATHLVLIAVASGSLSAVTVLGNALVILSIKVNRRLRTINNYFLLSLAAADLVIGLLSMNVYTLYVLLGRWPLGAALCDLWLVLDYVVSAASVLNLLVICLDRYLCMTRPLSYPARRTRGTAAAMIGGAWLLSLALWAPAILCWQTRGGRRVVADGECYAHLLASPVVTLATTLPSFYLPALVMVGLYCRLSAASHSRLSALQTERGTLRTSSPSVRDFLLKRHSWVTSDLGSDLPLNQESSISKPGGSRKASRSHPQTVTAARHAVDEDDNKMEMDSSSTNEDLHRTASAAFASCPSLRSQERRRRRVMARERRVTKTILAILLAFIVTWTPYNVMAVVAAFCHVCIPLELWIAGYWLCYVNSAINPACYALCNVTFRKTFCRLLRCRGNKHR